The following coding sequences are from one Granulicella sp. L56 window:
- a CDS encoding VWA domain-containing protein has translation MSIETRFCALLLLLVLPSAAPAFAQQGTPITQASNSIHLDVVVTPKSGTPIPGLKQQDFTVRDNKISQPITSFQAVSDSQAPVEIVLLVDGVNTPYLRLAYAREEIDKFLHANGGHLAHPLSLAIFTDTGTQIQNGSSTDGNALSTVLDQSAIGLRSIRRSSGIYGADERIQLSLQTLRQLTALEAARPGRKIILWLSPGWPLLSGPRIDLGAKQQQRIFTEIVGLSSAMRQAHITLYSVDPMGAGESVLSNSYFYQTFLKGVGKPDDVQLADLSLQVLAAQSGGLVLNGNNDIAGLLAKCVADTSAYYELTFDPAPAEHANEYHHIEVKMADPGLTARTRQGYYAQPR, from the coding sequence ATGTCAATCGAGACCCGCTTTTGCGCTCTGCTCCTCCTTCTGGTTCTACCCTCTGCCGCTCCGGCCTTCGCACAGCAGGGTACCCCCATAACCCAGGCCTCCAACAGTATTCATTTGGATGTTGTGGTCACGCCAAAATCGGGAACGCCGATCCCCGGACTGAAGCAGCAGGACTTCACCGTCCGGGACAATAAGATTTCGCAGCCGATTACCTCGTTTCAGGCGGTCAGCGACAGCCAGGCGCCAGTGGAGATCGTCCTGCTCGTCGATGGGGTCAATACTCCTTATCTACGCCTCGCCTATGCGCGTGAGGAGATCGACAAATTCCTGCACGCGAATGGCGGTCACCTCGCGCATCCTCTTTCGCTCGCCATCTTTACGGACACCGGCACCCAGATTCAGAATGGCTCCTCAACCGACGGCAATGCCCTGAGCACCGTTCTCGATCAATCCGCGATCGGGCTGCGCAGCATTCGGCGCTCCAGCGGCATCTACGGCGCCGATGAGCGCATCCAGCTCTCTCTCCAGACGCTTCGCCAACTCACCGCGCTAGAGGCAGCCCGCCCCGGACGCAAGATCATCCTTTGGCTCTCTCCCGGCTGGCCGTTGCTGTCAGGGCCGCGCATCGACCTGGGCGCAAAGCAGCAGCAGAGGATCTTCACCGAGATTGTCGGGCTCTCCAGCGCCATGCGACAGGCGCATATCACCCTCTACAGCGTTGATCCGATGGGGGCCGGCGAGTCTGTTCTCAGCAACTCTTATTTCTATCAAACGTTCCTCAAGGGCGTGGGCAAGCCGGACGACGTTCAACTCGCCGACCTGTCGCTGCAGGTGCTCGCTGCCCAGAGCGGCGGCCTGGTCCTGAACGGCAACAACGACATCGCCGGGCTGCTCGCGAAATGCGTCGCAGACACGAGTGCCTACTACGAGCTCACCTTCGATCCGGCCCCCGCCGAGCACGCCAACGAATATCACCATATCGAGGTCAAGATGGCAGATCCCGGTCTCACCGCACGCACCCGCCAGGGATACTACGCACAGCCGCGATGA
- the folP gene encoding dihydropteroate synthase yields the protein MPLTARPRFDWSLRSRTLALGQHTLVMGILNVTPDSFSDGGHFYSPEHAPERALAQAHQMLDDGAHILDIGGESTRPNAILLSADEEQARILPVIEAILAQRPDTILSIDTHHASTAVCAVEAGVEIVNDVSGHLWDATMTMTCIQLGCGTVLMHTRGRPHDWLDQPPIAAEEVVPLVLHGLKERIDAATSAGIALNRIVLDPGFGFGKRLDENYPLLAHLDRLQQLNLPILAGVSRKSFLAQALAPLYEETLPPPEARLHATTAANVTAILNGAHMIRTHDVLPAVEAAAIADRILAAV from the coding sequence ATGCCCCTCACTGCACGTCCTCGTTTTGACTGGAGCCTTCGCAGCCGAACCCTTGCGCTTGGCCAGCACACCCTCGTCATGGGCATCCTCAACGTCACTCCCGACAGCTTCTCCGACGGCGGCCACTTCTACAGCCCCGAACACGCGCCCGAACGCGCTCTCGCCCAGGCCCACCAGATGCTCGACGACGGCGCGCACATCCTCGATATCGGAGGCGAATCCACCCGCCCCAACGCCATCCTGCTCTCCGCCGACGAAGAGCAGGCCCGTATCCTCCCCGTCATCGAGGCGATCCTCGCCCAGAGGCCCGACACCATCCTCTCGATCGACACCCACCATGCCTCCACCGCCGTATGCGCCGTCGAAGCCGGGGTTGAGATCGTCAACGATGTCAGCGGCCACCTGTGGGATGCCACCATGACAATGACCTGCATCCAGCTAGGCTGCGGCACCGTCCTGATGCACACACGCGGCCGCCCGCATGACTGGCTCGACCAGCCGCCCATCGCTGCCGAAGAAGTTGTTCCTCTGGTGCTCCACGGGTTGAAAGAGCGCATCGATGCCGCGACCTCCGCCGGAATCGCGCTTAACCGGATCGTCCTCGATCCGGGCTTCGGCTTCGGCAAGCGGCTCGACGAGAACTATCCGCTGCTGGCTCATCTCGATCGGCTCCAGCAGCTCAACCTGCCGATCCTCGCCGGAGTCTCCCGCAAGAGCTTCCTCGCCCAGGCACTGGCTCCGCTCTATGAAGAGACCCTGCCCCCGCCTGAGGCACGTCTCCATGCGACCACTGCGGCCAACGTAACCGCCATCCTCAACGGAGCCCACATGATCCGTACCCACGATGTTCTCCCCGCCGTCGAAGCTGCCGCCATCGCCGACCGCATCCTCGCCGCAGTCTAA
- the rmuC gene encoding DNA recombination protein RmuC, translated as MPLPLLILQIVTLLLVIFLLLRKQQAPEQDLRLGQIPDQLTRLDARQQATDEHIRNSFAQMRTDIATEAQRTREASETAFAALRTEITASIATLGATLNTGLADFRSDNKSSADQLRTAVQSQMDTITQRLSSFTAETSVQHTNLRESLNTKLNDLMASNTTLQNQLRTAVEERLTKLNEDNSKELEKMRQTVDEKLNATLQTRLTESFGQVTDQLNKVHTGLGEMTKLSDGVNDLSRIFTNVKARGGFAEVQLGMLLEQMLAPSQFIRNAKVKEGTQEVVEFAVRFPGLAGETLLPIDAKFPREDWERLEAAYESNVPESIVTARKAFDAAIRTEGERICKKYINPPVTTPHAIMFLPTEGLYAEVMRREALQAEIQSKCHVTIAGPSTLSAILTSFQMGFHMLAIQEKGDEVWKVLEGTKREFNTFEALMGKMETQVGTVQNTIQKLGVRTRAINRTLREVGELDAPASNLISFEDNNGIAPLLAASGDENDGE; from the coding sequence ATGCCTCTCCCGCTTCTCATCCTCCAGATCGTCACCTTACTCCTCGTTATCTTCCTGCTCCTGCGGAAGCAGCAGGCTCCCGAGCAGGACTTGCGCCTCGGCCAGATTCCCGACCAGCTTACCCGCCTCGATGCCCGCCAGCAGGCCACGGACGAGCATATCCGCAACTCGTTCGCCCAGATGCGCACCGACATCGCCACCGAGGCCCAGCGCACTCGCGAAGCGAGCGAGACTGCCTTCGCTGCCCTCCGCACCGAGATCACTGCCAGCATCGCCACCCTTGGCGCGACCCTGAACACCGGCCTCGCCGACTTCCGCAGCGACAACAAATCCTCCGCCGACCAGCTTCGCACCGCCGTTCAGAGCCAGATGGACACCATCACCCAGCGGCTGTCGTCTTTTACCGCCGAGACCAGCGTCCAGCACACCAATCTGCGCGAGTCGCTCAACACCAAGCTCAACGACCTGATGGCCAGCAATACCACTCTGCAAAACCAGCTTCGGACCGCCGTCGAAGAGCGCCTCACCAAACTCAACGAGGACAACTCCAAAGAGCTCGAAAAGATGCGCCAGACGGTCGATGAGAAGCTCAACGCCACGCTGCAGACGCGTCTCACCGAATCCTTCGGCCAGGTCACCGACCAGCTCAACAAGGTCCATACCGGGCTTGGCGAGATGACCAAGCTCTCCGACGGCGTCAACGACCTCAGCCGCATCTTCACCAACGTCAAGGCCCGCGGAGGCTTCGCCGAAGTCCAGCTCGGGATGTTGCTCGAGCAGATGCTTGCCCCCAGCCAGTTCATCCGCAACGCCAAGGTGAAAGAAGGCACGCAGGAGGTCGTCGAATTTGCGGTGCGCTTCCCCGGTCTGGCGGGGGAGACGCTGCTGCCCATCGACGCCAAGTTCCCCCGCGAAGACTGGGAGCGTCTCGAAGCTGCCTACGAGAGCAATGTCCCGGAGAGCATCGTCACCGCGCGCAAGGCCTTCGACGCCGCCATCCGCACCGAGGGCGAACGGATCTGCAAAAAATACATTAACCCACCGGTGACGACGCCTCACGCCATCATGTTCCTGCCCACCGAGGGCCTCTACGCCGAGGTCATGCGCCGCGAAGCGCTCCAGGCCGAGATCCAGTCCAAATGCCACGTCACCATCGCCGGGCCAAGCACCCTCTCCGCCATCCTCACCAGCTTCCAGATGGGCTTCCATATGCTCGCGATTCAGGAAAAAGGTGACGAGGTCTGGAAGGTCCTCGAAGGCACCAAGCGCGAGTTCAACACCTTCGAAGCCCTGATGGGCAAGATGGAGACGCAGGTTGGCACCGTCCAGAACACGATTCAGAAGCTTGGCGTCCGCACCCGTGCCATCAACCGCACTCTGCGCGAGGTGGGCGAGCTGGATGCCCCAGCCTCAAACCTTATCTCCTTTGAGGACAACAACGGCATAGCCCCTCTTCT
- a CDS encoding YukJ family protein encodes MPITNYSVLAGDPVSGKVVTGSSTHYQITMNAPGGPFTVAVNIQSVDGSEVLYAIEEGFTPPDIAGLLALPMGMTPLKSVPGGLALDYVRSQVNGTSMITRDQMTLLPQMRSKGSEEERMLARARASALQNAVVTLLNMTIADKDGVIYAFGSSYADQGKVDGIHDIHMNQGNPVNNHGGDNGIWQDGALLIHLPSKGTWTAVFIAFQTESWTTDSSGNPA; translated from the coding sequence ATGCCGATTACAAACTACAGTGTGCTGGCAGGCGACCCGGTCTCGGGCAAGGTGGTCACGGGATCGAGCACGCATTATCAGATCACGATGAACGCTCCCGGCGGCCCGTTTACCGTGGCAGTGAACATTCAGTCGGTGGATGGCTCGGAGGTCTTGTACGCGATTGAGGAGGGATTTACCCCACCGGATATTGCCGGACTGCTGGCGCTCCCGATGGGGATGACGCCGCTGAAGAGCGTGCCCGGTGGGCTGGCCCTCGATTATGTGCGCTCGCAAGTGAACGGCACCTCAATGATTACGCGGGATCAGATGACGCTGTTGCCGCAGATGCGCTCCAAAGGCAGCGAAGAGGAGCGGATGCTGGCTCGCGCACGGGCCAGCGCGCTCCAGAATGCGGTGGTGACGCTGCTGAACATGACCATCGCAGACAAGGACGGCGTCATCTACGCCTTCGGCAGCTCCTACGCCGATCAGGGCAAGGTGGATGGGATTCACGATATCCACATGAACCAGGGAAACCCCGTGAATAACCACGGCGGCGACAACGGGATCTGGCAGGACGGCGCCCTGCTGATCCATCTGCCGTCGAAGGGAACGTGGACGGCTGTCTTCATCGCCTTCCAGACCGAGTCGTGGACGACGGACTCCAGCGGGAACCCGGCTTAG